In a single window of the Poecile atricapillus isolate bPoeAtr1 chromosome 27, bPoeAtr1.hap1, whole genome shotgun sequence genome:
- the PRR15L gene encoding proline-rich protein 15-like protein — protein MAEGHGWWKLTFLRKRQAAAPVLYESPEGPGAPGGDSAEGTEPEGPPGFTARLEKIVDKSTKGKHVKVSHSGRFKEKKKVRATLAEHPNLCGAGEREEK, from the coding sequence ATGGCCGAGGGGCACGGCTGGTGGAAGCTGACGTTCCTGCGGAAGCGCCAGGCGGCGGCCCCGGTGCTCTACGAGAGCCCCGAGGGGCCCGGGGCACCGGGCGGGGACAGCGCGGAGGGGACGGAGCCCGAGGGACCCCCCGGCTTCACCGCCCGCCTGGAGAAGATCGTGGACAAGAGCACCAAGGGCAAACACGTCAAGGTCTCGCACTCCGGGCGCTtcaaggagaagaagaaagtgAGGGCGACGCTGGCCGAGCACCCCAACCTGTGCGGGGCCGGCGAGCGGGAGGAGAAGTGA
- the PNPO gene encoding pyridoxine-5'-phosphate oxidase: MELGELRRRYRGDTEAFEEQHLVSLDPLEQFRAWFQQALECPDIGEPNAMCLATCSRDGKPSARMVLLKGFGQDGFRFFTNYQSRKGRELDSNPFASLVFYWEPLCRQVRIEGSVKRLPEEESERYFHSRPRGSQIGALVSRQSSVIPDREFLRKKSAELEELYRDTTVPRPEYWGAYIVEPEVLEFWQGQTNRLHDRIVFRRLRDRAAPLGAMTHPAHGHWVYERLAP, encoded by the exons atggagctgggggagctgcgGAGGCGCTaccggggggacaccgag gcgTTCGAGGAGCAGCATTTGGTGTCCCTGGACCCCCTGGAGCAGTTCCGGGCCTGGTTCCAGCAGGCTCTGGAGTGTCCCGACATCGGAGAGCCCAACGCCATGTGCCTGGCCACCTGCAGCAg GGATGGGAAGCCCTCGGCGCGGATGGTGCTGCTGAAGGGCTTCGGGCAGGACGGATTCCGCTTCTTCACCAACTACCAGAGCAGGaagggcagggagctg GATTCCAATCCCTTCGCTTCCCTGGTTTTCTACTGGGAGCCGCTctgcaggcag GTGCGCATCGAGGGCTCGGTGAAGCGGCTGCCGGAGGAGGAATCCGAGCGCTATTTCCACTCCCGGCCCAGGGGCAGCCAGATCGGGGCTCTGgtcagcaggcagagctccGTCATCCCCGACCGCGAG TTCCTGAGGAAGAAGAGCGcggagctggaggagctctaCCGGGACACGACGGTGCCCAGGCCGGAATATTG GGGCGCGTACATCGTGGAGCCGGAGGTTCTGGAGTTCTGGCAGGGTCAGACGAACCGGCTGCACGACCGCATCGTGTTCCGGCGCCTGCGGGACCGCGCGGCGCCGCTCGGGGCCATGACCCACCCTGCCCACGGCCACTGGGTCTACGAGCGCTTGGCCCCCTGA